One Triticum dicoccoides isolate Atlit2015 ecotype Zavitan chromosome 5B, WEW_v2.0, whole genome shotgun sequence genomic window carries:
- the LOC119308595 gene encoding pentatricopeptide repeat-containing protein At1g79540-like, producing MFDALADARAAGLPAPSAAFAALVTAHASAGRPQEAVDAFSRMGDFECRPTAFIYNAVFKVLVDSGAILLALALYNRMVSAGCPPNRATYNVLMDGLCKRGMAGDALKMFDEMLERGIVPDVKIYTVLISSLCSAGRTEEAARLICSMKEKGCPPDEVTYNAFLSGLCKAGRVDDAFERLELLREGGFALGLNGYSCLIDGLFQAGRFDEGFSYYKEMLEKNVKPDVVLYTIIIRGCAEAGRTEDAFSLLNVMKDKGFVPDTFCYNTLLKAFCDVGNLDKAQSLRSEMLQNNVALDSTTHNIMIYGLCKKGLIDEAMQVFHEMGELGCHPTVMTYNALIDGLYRVGRLKDAQMLFYKMEMGNNPSLFLRLTLGANQVRDSESLRKLVDGMCESGQVLKAFKLVRSIIDSGVVPDVVTYNTLLNGLCKAKNLDGALRLFKELQLKGISPDEITYGTLIDGLWGAHRENDAMMLFQSILRGHGSPSLSIYNTMMRSLCRMKKLTQAINLWLDYLPKKYNLTPEDEVIANARNCFEVRSLDEAVKELIKIDQEYDSVSSNPYTIWLIGLCQVKRIDDALRIFHTLEEFGIDVTPACCALLINYLCWDRNLNAAVEIMMYTLSKRFIVSQAVGNRLLRRLCIRYRRKDAQALAWRMHLVGYDMDVYLREPTKTLLYSQ from the coding sequence ATGTTCGACGCCCTCGCCGACGCCCGCGCCGCCGGCCTCCCCGCGCCGTCCGCCGCATTCGCGGCACTCGTCACCGCGCACGCCTCAGCAGGCCGACCCCAAGAGGCCGTCGACGCCTTCTCCCGGATGGGCGACTTCGAATGCCGCCCCACCGCCTTCATCTACAACGCCGTCTTCAAGGTCCTCGTCGACAGCGGCGCGATCCTCCTAGCCCTGGCGCTCTATAATCGGATGGTCAGCGCCGGATGCCCGCCCAACAGGGCCACCTACAATGTGCTCATGGATGGACTGTGTAAGCGGGGCATGGCGGGTGACGCCCTCAAGATGTTTGACGAAATGCTCGAGAGGGGGATCGTGCCGGACGTGAAGATCTATACTGTGTTAATTTCGTCCCTGTGCAGTGCAGGGAGGACTGAGGAAGCTGCGCGTCTCATTTGCTCCATGAAGGAGAAGGGGTGCCCACCCGACGAGGTCACATACAACGCTTTCTTGAGCGGGCTCTGCAAGGCTGGCAGGGTCGATGATGCATTTGAGCGGTTGGAGCTGCTCCGAGAAGGGGGGTTTGCACTTGGATTGAATGGGTATAGTTGTCTGATAGATGGTCTGTTCCAGGCCGGCCGGTTTGATGAGGGCTTCAGTTATTACAAGGAAATGTTGGAGAAGAATGTTAAACCAGACGTCGTCCTGTACACGATAATTATCCGTGGTTGTGCAGAGGCTGGCAGGACCGAGGATGCCTTCTCATTACTCAATGTGATGAAGGACAAAGGGTTTGTGCCTGACACTTTCTGTTACAACACACTGCTCAAGGCTTTCTGTGATGTCGGAAACCTGGATAAGGCTCAGTCATTGCGGTCAGAGATGTTGCAGAATAATGTGGCCCTGGACTCAACAACGCACAATATCATGATATATGGACTGTGCAAGAAAGGACTCATAGATGAGGCAATGCAGGTTTTTCATGAGATGGGAGAACTTGGTTGCCATCCGACGGTCATGACATACAATGCACTCATTGATGGACTCTATAGGGTCGGCAGGCTAAAGGATGCTCAGATGCTTTTTTATAAGATGGAAATGGGGAATAACCCCTCCTTGTTCCTTCGACTGACCCTTGGTGCCAACCAGGTGAGGGACAGCGAGAGCCTTCGTAAGCTGGTTGATGGTATGTGTGAATCTGGGCAGGTGCTGAAAGCATTCAAGCTTGTTCGGAGTATAATAGACAGCGGAGTTGTTCCTGATGTTGTCACATATAACACACTGTTAAATGGACTCTGTAAAGCGAAGAATCTTGACGGCGCACTGCGGCTCTTCAAAGAGCTCCAACTTAAGGGAATCTCTCCTGATGAAATCACTTATGGGACTCTAATTGATGGGCTTTGGGGGGCACACAGAGAAAATGATGCCATGATGTTGTTCCAGAGCATATTGCGGGGTCATGGTTCCCCTAGTTTGTCGATCTACAATACTATGATGAGATCACTCTGTAGGATGAAGAAATTGACGCAAGCAATCAACCTCTGGTTGGATTACTTGCCCAAAAAGTACAACCTCACACCAGAAGATGAAGTAATCGCTAATGCCCGTAACTGTTTTGAAGTAAGATCCCTGGATGAAGCAGTTAAGGAGTTAATCAAGATTGATCAAGAATACGACTCCGTTAGCTCAAACCCTTACACCATTTGGTTGATAGGGCTTTGTCAGGTAAAGAGAATTGATGATGCTCTTAGGATATTTCATACCCTTGAAGAATTTGGAATTGATGTCACACCCGCGTGCTGTGCTCTTCTTATCAATTACCTATGCTGGGACAGAAATCTAAATGCAGCAGTTGAAATCATGATGTATACATTGAGTAAACGTTTCATTGTGTCCCAAGCTGTAGGCAACCGTTTACTTAGGCGGCTTTGTATCCGTTATAGAAGGAAGGATGCACAGGCACTTGCATGGAGAATGCATCTTGTAGGATATGATATGGATGTATATCTCCGTGAGCCTACAAAAACTTTGCTATACAGTCAATAG